In Afipia carboxidovorans OM5, the sequence CCCGCCCCCGCGGCGGATTCCATGATGCGCGAGAGGCTTGCGTAAGCGTTGGCGGCGACTGAAGGCGTTGCCATGGGTCAATCTCTCCCGATCAGGCCTTGAGAATGTCGAGGGTGCGCTGGATCATCCGGCGCGTCGCGCTGATGATGTTGAGGTTCGCCTCGTAGGATCGCTGCGCCTCGCGCATGTCGGTCATTTCCACGAGCGAGTTGACGTTCGGATATTTGACGTTGCCGTTCGCATCCGCCGCCGGGTTGCCCGGCTCGTGCTTGATGCGGAAGCTCGAGGCGGTGTCGGTCTTGATCCGGCCGAGCGAGACTACCTGCGCGTCGAGCGAGCGGTCGAGCGCGGAGACGAATGTCGGCACCTTGCGCCGGTAAGGGTCGCCCCCGGCCGTGCCCGCCGTCGAATCGGCGTTGGCGATATTTTCCGAGATCACCCGCATCCGCCCCGCCTGCGCGCGCAAGCCGGAGGTTGCGATGCTCATCGATTTGAGGAAGTCCATGCTGGCCGACACGATGTCTCTCCCTGCCCTGAAGGCCGCGCCTCAGCGCTTGCCAATCGCCGTTTTGATAAGATCGAGGCTCTTGCTGTAGAGCGAGGCGGCTGCGGCATAGTCCATCTGGTTCGAGGCCACCTTGAGCATCTCGTCCTCGATATTGACGGCGTTGCCTGCGGGCCGCGTCTCGTAGCCGCCATTGGTGTGCGAGCCGAACGCTTCGCTCACCCCGGCCGCCTGAATGTGGTTTGCGCTGGTGCGCACCATCGAGAGTTCGCGCATGCCGCTGA encodes:
- the flgC gene encoding flagellar basal body rod protein FlgC, which translates into the protein MDFLKSMSIATSGLRAQAGRMRVISENIANADSTAGTAGGDPYRRKVPTFVSALDRSLDAQVVSLGRIKTDTASSFRIKHEPGNPAADANGNVKYPNVNSLVEMTDMREAQRSYEANLNIISATRRMIQRTLDILKA
- the flgB gene encoding flagellar basal body rod protein FlgB, with protein sequence MAITDLPMLSMLRTKMQWHQERQRILAENVSNSDTPNFRPRELVEPTFDKTGISGMRELSMVRTSANHIQAAGVSEAFGSHTNGGYETRPAGNAVNIEDEMLKVASNQMDYAAAASLYSKSLDLIKTAIGKR